tattaaaaaaaaaaaaaaaaaaaaaaaaaaatttatgaatatatacaaatatatatatatatatttgtatacattcatatttatattttttaaaccaCTTTATATGTCTATAAGAAAAAacgtaaattttttttttcgaatACTAGTTTTATGGCCATTGCTTTAcgattatttaaaattttcaaaTAACTGTAAGcacttaaaaaaaagaaaaaggcaTAACAATTGCGTAGGTTATATGtttaagataaaaatataattaatttttttatctaataAGAAAGCTTTGGTATAAAATTTAAAGTAAtcccataaaaaaaaaaaatatatatataaatttatatatatatattatattatataacttgtatttatttttttttttatttttttttttaaatggtaaaaagtttttaaaaattttaatacaacatataaatgatatgtacacacatttatatatataaaattttttttttcatttttatgattattttaagaaaattaaggagatatacaaaatttacataatattgataaatgtaaaaatgaaaatataaataaatatacacatatatataatatatatatatatatatatatatatatatatatatcatttctcttcaatttttaattatttattgtgGTGCATCCATAACTGGTAAATCTGGTTTTGGTAAAACTATATTGAATaagttataaatataagtaGTCCATATACCACAGAATAATCCAACAAACATAGCAATAACTAAAAATGTGGATATAATTTcgatttctttctttttcttagctttttttaattctttaacGAATACAAGGAATGGTACAGTATTAAACCAACCATTTGTAAAAGCTAACATAGCCATACATACACATTGTTGTACAATGTTTTTGAAAAATGGATGATCAACACATGCATTTAAGATAAACCATGGGATGAATACTAAACGTAATGAATTAGCAactaataatttatttaaagagaaagtaaaatttttaaagatTTTAATATGTGTAAGATTTGGTGGATATCTACTGAGAAAATCAAAAACTTGAAACATACCAACAATAATGGTAACATTATAATCTGAGATATTATGACTTTCTTGCCATTTTTTGTGTCCAACACCTGGAAATAATTGTAAAGTTAACCAGTTTACAAGAAACATAGTTAATATAGCTTTGTAACTGTCTTTAAATAATTCCATATAAGATAATGTGGCActgttttctttattttcttcatcttttttaGCATTCTTGTTTGTTAAATCTAAATTACATACACAAAATACAATAGCTAATATTAAACAAAGTtcacaaataatatataaatataataattttgccTTATTAACTCCATATTGCTTATCTGTAGATACGAATTGATCAAGCAATATgttaataacaaaaataaatactcCTGATATACCAATACCTGCTGACATATAACCACCCATATTATCTTCCATAGTAGATCCTATATTAAATGCAATGGTTTGAGCTAATCCTGCCACTATACCAATAACAATAAAGGCTACTAAACAATATGTATCAAATTGTGATTCTGTAAAAAAACTGTGAGATATTTGAAAACCAGCacataatattgataaacCACCCAAAAGAAATGGTAACAAAATTTTGGGAATTTCAACAAATAAAGCTACAATTGAAGAACATACTAAACCTGTAATCTggtatgtattatatttaaaatttatatttaatccTAATGCTGTATTCCATACATTCAAAGAACTTAAACCTATTAAGATAAAGGTTAAAGATAACATGGAATGTTGTTTACTGCTTAATGTAGATCCTTTCTTTCCATCATCCTTAAAATCACCCCTGGATTCTATATCAGCATAAGCTTTAGATGACTCTTTACCGGTACTCATTTTTGctttataaaataagtattaataaataaataaataaataaacaaaatatataatatagttatatatttatataaaaataaatatatatttatatattaacctaaaaatatatatataaacaaaatatatacatatatatttttcttttataaatttctacaaaaaattttatatatatatttatatgtatatttatttatttaatatttaattatataatatatacataatattaatatatatatatattttttaaatattataaaatatatttattaaataaataaataaataaatatggaaaagagtcaaaaaggaaaaaaaaaaaaaaaaaaaaaaaaatataatgtaatataatatatagatatattataatatatataatttatatataatacatattacataataatattataatatattatatattttaaaaataagttttatttatatactataatattatcttatattatattatatatatgttattaattatatatagataaatttataaatactttttataacatatatataatttttattatatatatatatatataaatattcttcaAAATAGGTATCAAAGAAAACCTTAATATATAggtttaattatataaaggtttatttctaataataaatatatgaattcatcgttatgataatatggtgataatgattataatatttcatattatatattatatatattttatatgtatatataatataataataaaatctcttttttctttccttCAAGGAGAAAGATTTAAAGATTAGAAACAAGCATCAGTAAATTACAACGAATaccatttaatatttaaatatatattttatatataaatatatatcatatatatatatatattatatatatatatatataatatatctataatgttgctatataattatatataatatattaagaatTCGGTTTGaattataagtatatttaaaaaaaacaaaacagaAAACATAggaaatataacaatattatatatttttttaattaatttaattaacttatatatttattatgtcaaataatatgttttttttctcttctcATAGGTATCTTAAGAGAAAAACAATTTTACTAAGCTACAAATTCAGCTcgtagaaataatatatcaaggatcaaaaaaaaaaaaaaaaaaaaaaaaggaagatatatatataatatattttgtatatatttataaagatTAGAaagatggaaaaaaaaaaaaaaaaaaaaaaaaaaaaaaaaaaaactttaaataataattaaaaaatgatattatataaacaaataattatttttaaaaagtatatGAATCAAGAagaaattatcattatattatatatatatatatattatataatattttcttttttttaccaaaacaaacaaaatatttaattattcataaaataattttaattataaaaaaataatctattcataataaaaatgtattataatatatataataatatataatgtaatataaaatattatatatataaatatatgttataacaAAATTggtataataaatttatttattacaaatgaatattaaaaaaataactattttataaaagcatatatataaatgttaaaataataaaaaatgggaaattatatatatttatatataaaaaatatgtgttattataa
This region of Plasmodium sp. gorilla clade G2 genome assembly, chromosome: 13 genomic DNA includes:
- a CDS encoding nucleoside transporter 1, whose product is MSTGKESSKAYADIESRGDFKDDGKKGSTLSSKQHSMLSLTFILIGLSSLNVWNTALGLNINFKYNTYQITGLVCSSIVALFVEIPKILLPFLLGGLSILCAGFQISHSFFTESQFDTYCLVAFIVIGIVAGLAQTIAFNIGSTMEDNMGGYMSAGIGISGVFIFVINILLDQFVSTDKQYGVNKAKLLYLYIICELCLILAIVFCVCNLDLTNKNAKKDEENKENSATLSYMELFKDSYKAILTMFLVNWLTLQLFPGVGHKKWQESHNISDYNVTIIVGMFQVFDFLSRYPPNLTHIKIFKNFTFSLNKLLVANSLRLVFIPWFILNACVDHPFFKNIVQQCVCMAMLAFTNGWFNTVPFLVFVKELKKAKKKKEIEIISTFLVIAMFVGLFCGIWTTYIYNLFNIVLPKPDLPVMDAPQ